From the genome of Vanessa tameamea isolate UH-Manoa-2023 chromosome 16, ilVanTame1 primary haplotype, whole genome shotgun sequence, one region includes:
- the LOC113393990 gene encoding adenosine 3'-phospho 5'-phosphosulfate transporter 2, with product MLKMKMSKDTIVKIDEPHSSNGQNKKSEINILCLDITPYSPLVQFACCSIFVFVCYLAYGYFLELIFSKSEVKPVSLYITLVQFLITMSLSYVESIIRNPIKRKVPIRTYAILAALTLGTMSFSNLALSYLNYPTQLIFKSCKLIPVMIGSIIILGKRYGFLDYVAAVIMCIGLTMFTLADSKTSPNFDVIGVIVISLALLCDAIIGNVQEKAMKQFQASNNEVVFYSYAIACVYLVVITGFSGILTDGFVYCSQSATTMYFNIFLLSVSGYMGLQAVLTLVRICGATVAVTVTTMRKALSIIISFLLFSKPFVFQYAWSGMLVALAIYLNHYSKKNPHYVPYPILKCWQFMQSFYQSEYRYLRIKSKMYADTV from the exons ATgctaaaaatgaaaatgtcaaaGGATACTATTGTTAAAATCGATGAACCACACAGTAGCAATggacaaaacaaaaaatctgaaattaatattctatgCTTGGACATAACACCATACAGCCCATTAGTTCAATTTGCTTGTTGttctatatttgtatttgtgtgTTATTTAGCATATGGATATTTTCTGGaactaatattttcaaaatctgAGGTTAAACCTGTGAGCCTCTACATTACACtagttcaatttttaataacaatgtctCTCAGTTATGTTGAATCAATCATAAGGAATCCTATAAAAAGAAA aGTACCAATAAGAACCTATGCTATTTTGGCGGCTCTGACATTAGGTACAATGTCCTTTTCGAACTTAGCATTAAGTTACTTGAATTACCCGACTCAACTAATATTTAAGAGCTGTAAACTAATCCCCGTCATGATTGGCAGCATTATTATTCTAGGGAAAAGATATGGATTTTTAGATTATGTCGCAGCTGTTATTATGTGCATAGGATTGACAATGTTTACATTag CTGATTCAAAAACTTCACCTAACTTTGACGTCATTGGTGTGATTGTAATATCACTAGCATTATTATGTGATGCTATTATTGGAAATGTTCAAGAAAAGGCAATGAAACAATTCCAAGCATCGAACAATGAAGTTGTGTTCTATTCATATGCAATTGCATGTGTTTATCTCGTAGTCATAACTGGTTTTAGTGGAATATTAACCGATGGATTTGTTTATTGTTCTCAG TCGGCAAcaacaatgtattttaatatatttctgctAAGTGTGAGTGGATATATGGGATTACAAGCAGTATTAACATTAGTCCGTATATGCGGCGCTACAGTGGCGGTTACGGTTACTACAATGAGGAAGGCTCTCTCGATAATCATATCATTCTTGCTTTTTAGCAAACCATTCGTTTTTCA gtATGCCTGGTCGGGTATGTTGGTGGCATTGGCGATATACCTCAACCATTACAGCAAGAAGAATCCACATTATGTTCCTTACCCAATCCTGAAATGTTGGCAGTTCATGCAGTCATTCTACCAATCTGAATATAGATACCtaagaataaaaagtaaaatgtatgcTGATAcagtataa
- the Src64b gene encoding tyrosine-protein kinase Src64B isoform X1, producing the protein MGNKCCSRRHDPDRPLVYPAYKKNEAGFTTCPSLETRYTGEPNNRAVSRRPADIVRTRNPGACISNGGRRVVKALCAYTARAESDISFRKGDRMEVLSDAETDWWRVLHLTTRREGLVPANFVAEESSVECEDWFFPHVSRKEADKLLLAEINPRGTFLVRPAEHNPHGFSLSVKDWEEGRGYHVKHYKIKPLDNGGFYIATNQTFPSLPALVMSYTKNALGLCHVLARPCPKPEPQMWDLGPELRDKWEIPRSQIQLIKKLGQGNFGEVYYGKWCNNIEVAVKTLREGTMSKQAFLQEAAIMKKFRHKRLVALYAVCSQQEPVYIVQEYMCKGSLLEFLRNGEGKSLHFEDLIYIAAQVASGMEYLESKLLIHRDLAARNVLIGENNVAKICDFGLARVIEDNEYCPKQGSRFPVKWTAPEAIIYGRFSIKSDVWSYGILLMELFTYGQIPYPGLHGKEVIEQVERGYRMPKPVGHYLPDDIYRLMLQCWDAIPEKRPTFEFLNHYFESFTVTSEIPYREVQD; encoded by the exons ATGGGTAACAAGTGCTGCAGCCGCCGTCACGACCCCGACAGACCCTTAG tataTCCAGCATACAAGAAGAACGAAGCAGGGTTTACAACATGTCCGTCACTAGAGACGAGGTATACGGGCGAACCAAACAACCGCGCTGTATCACGCAGACCAGCGGACATCGTGCGCACCCGCAACCCTGGAGCGT gtataTCAAATGGCGGACGACGTGTCGTAAAAGCGCTATGCGCTTACACGGCTCGAGCGGAATCCGACATATCGTTTCGCAAAGGAGACCGTATGGAGGTCCTGAGCGATGCGGAAACGGATTGGTGGAGAGTTTTACATCTTACCACGAGAAGAGAAGGTCTAGTGCCGGCTAACTTTGTCGCAGAGGAGAGTTCTGTAGAATGCGAGGA tTGGTTCTTTCCGCACGTGTCGAGGAAAGAAGCTGATAAACTACTACTAGCGGAGATCAACCCTCGGGGAACGTTCCTTGTCAGACCAGCAGAACACAATCCACATGGATTCAGCCTTAGTGTCAAAGATTGGGAAGAAGGGAGAGGGTACCATGTGAAGcactataaaattaaacctcTCGATAATGGGGGTTTCTACATAGCAACCAATCAGACTTTCCCGAGTTTGCCAGCACTGGTCATGTCTTATACAA AAAACGCGCTAGGTCTTTGCCACGTGCTTGCCCGTCCTTGTCCGAAACCAGAACCGCAGATGTGGGACCTCGGACCAGAACTGCGCGATAAATGGGAAATTCCCAGGAGTCAGATACAGCTCATCAAGAAACTCGGCCAGGGTAATTTCGGGGAGGTGTATTATGGAAAATGGTGCAACAATATTGAG GTGGCTGTAAAAACATTGAGGGAAGGCACGATGTCCAAACAGGCCTTCCTCCAAGAAGCGGCCATCATGAAGAAGTTCCGTCACAAACGTCTCGTCGCACTTTATGCGGTGTGCTCGCAGCAGGAACCCGTTTATATCGTCCAAGAATACATGTGCAAGGGATCTCTACTGGAGTTCCTAAGAAATGGAGAAGGAAAGTCCCTCCATTTCGAGGACTTAATCTATATTGCGGCTCAAGTAGCTTCCGGCATGGAGTACCTAGAATCCAAACTGTTGATACACAGAGACTTAGCGGCAAGGAACGTATTAATAGGTGAAAATAACGTAGCGAAAATATGTGACTTCGGTTTAGCTAGAGTGATCGAAGACAATGAATATTGCCCGAAACAAGGATCCCGGTTTCCTGTGAAATGGACCGCACCGGAGGCGATAATATACGGACGTTTCTCTATCAAAAGTGACGTTTGGTCGTATGGTATATTATTGATGGAGCTGTTCACCTATGGACAGATACCGTACCCAGGTCTTCATGGAAAAGAAGTCATCGAGCAAGTAGAGCGAGGGTACAGAATGCCGAAGCCGGTCGGTCACTACTTGCCCGACGACATCTATAGACTGATGCTTCAATGTTGGGACGCGATTCCAGAAAAGCGACCGACTTTCGAATTCCTCAACCACTATTTCGAATCGTTCACAGTGACCAGTGAAATTCCATACAGAGAAGTGCAAGACTAG
- the Src64b gene encoding tyrosine-protein kinase Src64B isoform X2, which produces MGNKCCSRRHDPDRPLVYPAYKKNEAGFTTCPSLETRYTGEPNNRAVSRRPADIVRTRNPGACISNGGRRVVKALCAYTARAESDISFRKGDRMEVLSDAETDWWRVLHLTTRREGLVPANFVAEESSVECEDWFFPHVSRKEADKLLLAEINPRGTFLVRPAEHNPHGFSLSVKDWEEGRGYHVKHYKIKPLDNGGFYIATNQTFPSLPALVMSYTSLCHVLARPCPKPEPQMWDLGPELRDKWEIPRSQIQLIKKLGQGNFGEVYYGKWCNNIEVAVKTLREGTMSKQAFLQEAAIMKKFRHKRLVALYAVCSQQEPVYIVQEYMCKGSLLEFLRNGEGKSLHFEDLIYIAAQVASGMEYLESKLLIHRDLAARNVLIGENNVAKICDFGLARVIEDNEYCPKQGSRFPVKWTAPEAIIYGRFSIKSDVWSYGILLMELFTYGQIPYPGLHGKEVIEQVERGYRMPKPVGHYLPDDIYRLMLQCWDAIPEKRPTFEFLNHYFESFTVTSEIPYREVQD; this is translated from the exons ATGGGTAACAAGTGCTGCAGCCGCCGTCACGACCCCGACAGACCCTTAG tataTCCAGCATACAAGAAGAACGAAGCAGGGTTTACAACATGTCCGTCACTAGAGACGAGGTATACGGGCGAACCAAACAACCGCGCTGTATCACGCAGACCAGCGGACATCGTGCGCACCCGCAACCCTGGAGCGT gtataTCAAATGGCGGACGACGTGTCGTAAAAGCGCTATGCGCTTACACGGCTCGAGCGGAATCCGACATATCGTTTCGCAAAGGAGACCGTATGGAGGTCCTGAGCGATGCGGAAACGGATTGGTGGAGAGTTTTACATCTTACCACGAGAAGAGAAGGTCTAGTGCCGGCTAACTTTGTCGCAGAGGAGAGTTCTGTAGAATGCGAGGA tTGGTTCTTTCCGCACGTGTCGAGGAAAGAAGCTGATAAACTACTACTAGCGGAGATCAACCCTCGGGGAACGTTCCTTGTCAGACCAGCAGAACACAATCCACATGGATTCAGCCTTAGTGTCAAAGATTGGGAAGAAGGGAGAGGGTACCATGTGAAGcactataaaattaaacctcTCGATAATGGGGGTTTCTACATAGCAACCAATCAGACTTTCCCGAGTTTGCCAGCACTGGTCATGTCTTATACAA GTCTTTGCCACGTGCTTGCCCGTCCTTGTCCGAAACCAGAACCGCAGATGTGGGACCTCGGACCAGAACTGCGCGATAAATGGGAAATTCCCAGGAGTCAGATACAGCTCATCAAGAAACTCGGCCAGGGTAATTTCGGGGAGGTGTATTATGGAAAATGGTGCAACAATATTGAG GTGGCTGTAAAAACATTGAGGGAAGGCACGATGTCCAAACAGGCCTTCCTCCAAGAAGCGGCCATCATGAAGAAGTTCCGTCACAAACGTCTCGTCGCACTTTATGCGGTGTGCTCGCAGCAGGAACCCGTTTATATCGTCCAAGAATACATGTGCAAGGGATCTCTACTGGAGTTCCTAAGAAATGGAGAAGGAAAGTCCCTCCATTTCGAGGACTTAATCTATATTGCGGCTCAAGTAGCTTCCGGCATGGAGTACCTAGAATCCAAACTGTTGATACACAGAGACTTAGCGGCAAGGAACGTATTAATAGGTGAAAATAACGTAGCGAAAATATGTGACTTCGGTTTAGCTAGAGTGATCGAAGACAATGAATATTGCCCGAAACAAGGATCCCGGTTTCCTGTGAAATGGACCGCACCGGAGGCGATAATATACGGACGTTTCTCTATCAAAAGTGACGTTTGGTCGTATGGTATATTATTGATGGAGCTGTTCACCTATGGACAGATACCGTACCCAGGTCTTCATGGAAAAGAAGTCATCGAGCAAGTAGAGCGAGGGTACAGAATGCCGAAGCCGGTCGGTCACTACTTGCCCGACGACATCTATAGACTGATGCTTCAATGTTGGGACGCGATTCCAGAAAAGCGACCGACTTTCGAATTCCTCAACCACTATTTCGAATCGTTCACAGTGACCAGTGAAATTCCATACAGAGAAGTGCAAGACTAG